One Proteinivorax tanatarense DNA segment encodes these proteins:
- a CDS encoding tetratricopeptide repeat protein, with product MGYTNVIPFSRGADFYYARANNSYLKNNMEEAITYLKRAIQVEPDNLINQFNLASMFSEVEKFEESNKLLKSIVKKDKENSMPECWYYLAYNYGQTDNYIKVKECLDKYLQLSPKGEYASQAEEILSNIKNFQYEFEAKDQQELQKIEKVCSDGINLVEQGNFDEAIKMFNKAVDINKNFIAPRNNIALCYFYKGNIQEAINTCKEALKIDAENIYSLSNLLIFYYKLGNEVAFKNTLNSLTSLEPMHIDEEIKLGMTYGTVGKHSWAYAMFNSIVEEEPRNFQIVYFSAVAAFNMRKFKLAQKHLNRLKEIEPQNPYTELYEGYIKDIVEGKSLFKPISYEIKLPYNSVLEIIKKLGKSDEGQLKKTIDDTKLIEDIKWALKKEETMTKIIIDLIVSMGNSMLNSILIGFIYDLQIKYEDRNYAFNEMSNQEISFAESSNWAPRLKKQKFTSKQQEVLEEALKYLQGEFDLAQVYAAQSIWLEFVKENNPIIKKTDLWAASLVVLVVLETSNCGEETKGEVFNHFSVNCKGVTTKVRKLKKGLKSF from the coding sequence TTGGGTTATACAAATGTAATACCGTTTAGTAGAGGTGCAGATTTTTATTATGCTCGTGCTAATAACAGTTATTTAAAAAATAACATGGAGGAAGCTATTACTTATTTAAAACGAGCCATTCAGGTTGAACCTGATAATTTGATAAACCAATTTAATTTAGCTTCTATGTTTTCAGAAGTAGAAAAATTTGAAGAATCCAATAAACTTTTGAAATCTATAGTTAAGAAGGATAAAGAAAATAGTATGCCAGAATGTTGGTATTATCTAGCATACAATTATGGGCAAACTGATAATTATATAAAAGTAAAAGAATGTTTAGATAAGTATTTACAGTTGTCACCAAAAGGAGAGTATGCCTCTCAAGCAGAGGAAATACTATCTAACATAAAAAACTTTCAATATGAATTTGAAGCGAAAGATCAACAAGAGTTGCAAAAAATTGAAAAAGTCTGTTCTGATGGTATTAACTTAGTGGAACAAGGAAATTTTGATGAAGCAATTAAAATGTTTAATAAAGCTGTAGATATTAATAAAAACTTTATAGCCCCTAGGAATAATATAGCACTATGCTATTTTTATAAAGGAAATATACAAGAGGCAATTAATACTTGTAAGGAAGCGCTGAAGATTGATGCAGAAAACATTTATTCCCTCAGTAATTTGTTGATTTTTTATTATAAATTAGGCAATGAGGTGGCTTTTAAAAACACTTTAAATAGCCTCACCTCGTTAGAGCCTATGCATATAGATGAAGAAATAAAGTTAGGAATGACATATGGAACGGTAGGGAAGCACAGTTGGGCATATGCTATGTTTAATTCGATTGTAGAAGAGGAGCCTAGAAATTTTCAGATTGTTTACTTTTCTGCTGTTGCAGCTTTTAACATGAGAAAATTTAAGTTGGCCCAAAAGCATCTTAATCGCCTTAAAGAGATTGAACCCCAAAATCCTTACACCGAATTATATGAAGGCTATATAAAAGATATAGTGGAGGGAAAGTCACTATTTAAACCAATTTCATATGAAATTAAATTGCCGTATAATTCTGTGTTAGAAATTATTAAAAAATTGGGTAAAAGTGACGAAGGGCAGCTTAAGAAAACAATTGATGATACAAAGCTTATCGAAGATATAAAATGGGCATTAAAAAAAGAAGAAACTATGACAAAGATTATTATCGACCTAATTGTAAGCATGGGAAATTCTATGCTAAATTCAATTTTGATTGGATTTATCTATGACTTGCAAATTAAGTATGAGGATAGAAATTATGCTTTTAATGAAATGTCAAATCAAGAAATCTCTTTTGCTGAAAGCTCAAACTGGGCGCCAAGATTAAAAAAACAAAAGTTTACTTCTAAACAACAGGAAGTTTTAGAGGAGGCTTTAAAATATTTACAAGGTGAGTTTGATTTAGCACAAGTATATGCTGCTCAGAGTATCTGGCTAGAATTTGTCAAAGAAAATAATCCTATAATAAAAAAGACAGATCTTTGGGCTGCTTCTTTGGTAGTTTTAGTTGTTTTAGAGACCAGTAATTGCGGCGAAGAAACAAAGGGAGAGGTTTTTAACCATTTTTCTGTTAATTGTAAAGGAGTCACCACAAAAGTACGTAAATTAAAGAAAGGTCTGAAAAGCTTTTAA
- a CDS encoding bifunctional folylpolyglutamate synthase/dihydrofolate synthase: protein MEIINLVNSLNTFGMNSQGCLRMRKLCALLGEPQNKLRVIHVAGTNGKGSVTAILANGLKQEGFKVGAYTSPALTSFVERIQVNGNYAKIDELNKYHKKLSSAIEKLKDDPLGEPTEFEVVTALAFMYFIDKKVDIVILEVGLGGKFDATNVIDKPLVSVITSISKDHTSILGDTLEEIAAEKAGIIKKCSPVVLGDLDKRAYTTINNIASGIGAPIFIEKKSDIEFLKMESESQVIKIDKRYETKFSLLGSHQLENLKTALQVIEVLKQQGIKIDNKKFYDSISKIKLSGRFEIINYKDKKVIFDVAHNEGSYSVFLKNLTKMFNNRKTAIILGIYADKDIEKIATMLSNSSFKIITTTPVNKRAMPAEALTDLLTKHGVEVIQTIDNPKYALREALELDYEIICVTGSFSTVGPAKLTL from the coding sequence ATGGAAATAATAAACCTTGTAAACTCCCTAAATACTTTCGGAATGAATAGCCAAGGGTGCTTAAGAATGCGTAAGCTTTGTGCTTTGTTAGGAGAACCACAAAATAAACTGAGGGTTATACATGTTGCAGGAACTAATGGTAAGGGTTCCGTTACTGCAATTTTAGCAAACGGTTTAAAACAAGAGGGTTTTAAGGTGGGGGCTTACACTTCCCCTGCCTTAACTTCCTTTGTTGAGAGAATTCAAGTTAATGGAAATTATGCCAAAATTGATGAGTTAAATAAGTACCATAAAAAGCTTTCTTCTGCTATAGAAAAACTAAAGGATGATCCATTGGGAGAGCCTACAGAATTTGAAGTTGTTACTGCACTAGCTTTTATGTATTTTATTGATAAAAAGGTTGATATAGTGATACTAGAAGTGGGTTTAGGAGGGAAATTTGATGCTACCAACGTCATAGATAAGCCACTAGTATCTGTTATTACATCTATTTCAAAAGATCATACCAGTATTTTGGGAGATACTTTAGAGGAAATTGCCGCTGAAAAAGCGGGGATAATAAAGAAATGCTCACCTGTAGTTCTTGGTGATTTAGATAAAAGGGCTTACACTACTATAAATAACATAGCTTCTGGCATAGGAGCTCCTATATTTATTGAGAAAAAATCAGATATTGAATTCCTTAAAATGGAAAGTGAAAGTCAAGTGATAAAAATTGATAAAAGATATGAAACAAAATTTTCCCTCTTAGGTAGCCATCAGCTGGAAAACTTAAAAACTGCATTACAAGTAATAGAGGTCTTAAAACAACAGGGGATTAAAATAGATAATAAAAAGTTTTATGATTCTATATCAAAAATTAAATTATCAGGTAGATTTGAGATAATTAACTATAAAGATAAGAAAGTAATTTTTGATGTAGCCCACAATGAAGGCAGCTATTCAGTATTCTTAAAAAACTTAACAAAAATGTTTAACAATAGGAAAACAGCTATAATTTTAGGCATTTATGCAGATAAAGATATTGAAAAAATAGCAACAATGTTATCAAATAGCAGCTTTAAAATCATAACAACTACTCCTGTAAACAAAAGAGCTATGCCTGCAGAGGCTTTGACTGACTTACTGACTAAACACGGGGTGGAAGTTATCCAAACTATTGATAATCCTAAATATGCACTTAGAGAAGCTTTGGAACTGGATTATGAAATAATTTGTGTAACTGGGTCTTTTAGCACAGTAGGACCAGCAAAGCTAACTTTGTAA